tatctcATAATGCAAGAGGGGAGTCACATCAACATTTTCTTTTATCAATAGTTGACATGGTGCAAGTTGGGACCGTGTTTTCGATTCTgatattaaaattttcaaattccaaACTGTAATTTTAAAATTCgaatattttctaaaaattataGTGCATTTAGAGATTTcgaaatttttcaaattttcgatcagaaatttttcaaagtgttccaaatttatttcaacaaaaaaaaaaacttccgaGATATTCCAACTTTTTATAGATAATTACTCAAATCATTAATTATGTAATCAACTTTTGTATTTTAAGGTTAGTTTTGGAtaaattttgtttattatttttatattaagcatattgtttggacccaaaatatTGGGCTTGGGCCGAGCGAGACTTTGAGCTTGACTCAAAATGAATATAATATAAGAGTGCAAGTTGGGATGGTGTTCCCAATTCATATAGCAAACTTTTCAAATCACAAACTACATTATTTCAAAtccaaatatttaaaaaaaaaatggaatgcaTTTAGAGATTTCGAAATTTCTGACCTAAATTTTCCGAAGTGTTACAATATAAAAAACTTCCAAtgtattttaactttttatagttAATTGCTCAAGTTATAAATTTTTTCATTAACTTTTGTATTTTAAGGttagttttggaaatagtttgttcattatttttatattaaacacAAGAGTCCCTTAAATTTGGAGATAAAATGCACAAAAAcattgatgtttttttttttttgaaaactggaATAGATAACCAGGGCAAAGATGCCAGAAGAGAATACAGCAAGCCAACAGAAAGGCCAACAAATAACCAAACACAACCCAAGCAGGAAAGGGGATGGAGAAACAGACAGTAGAACCAAGTTCCACTGTCACCCCACTCCTACCAACAAATCAAGGGGGACAAGGCAAACCGTCTTTATCCAGAACATGAACCAACGAAGACGGAGGTCGGATGACCCAATAGAAATTGCACATCTCTGTACAAAGACGCGACGCCAACAGATCGGCCGCCCGATTAGCTGACCTTGGAACCCAAGTCCAGCGACAGTCCTGAAAGGACTTTCCAAACCGTTTAGCAACAGTTAAGGTAGGAAAGGCCTCCCATCTGCCAGTCTCCAACGAAAACGATAACGCAGAGATAGAATCCTTAAAATCAGACTCCACAATGATACAACCAAGACCCAATTCCGCAGTAAGCTCATAACCCTGAACCAAAGCCAAAGCTTCGGCAGTGGCAGCACTAGGAGCAGAGTTAGGCTCCTGCCTGGCAGCAACAAAAATGCCCCGCTTCGCCCTGATCACGACCCCAACAAAATCTGATGAAGAGGAAAGAGACCAGCTAGCATCAACATTAACCTTAAAAAAATGGGAAGGAGGAGGGGACCATCGAACCTCCTGACTGACCTGAGACAACGAAGCAGTGGTCACAGGGGCAGGAACACCATTAGCTTCAAAAAATAGCCCACTGGCAGTGCGAATGGCCATAAGAACTTGAGATGGGCTGAGAGTAACGTGATTGAACAAAAAATTACAACGAGCTTTCCAAATACGCCAACAGGAAAAAACAATATAAGAAAGAATCACACATCGCTCCTTCTTCGACCCAAAACGACGGGAAGCAACGGAAATAATCCAATTCAACTAAGAAGAGATGGAAGATCGATCAATTCTGAGATTAAGCATGCCTTTAAACCAAATAGGTTCCACATAAGGGCACAACAAGAAAATATGTTCCAGAGATTCCTCCTGCTTATGACAGATCAGACATAGAGGGGACGACACCATCTTCTGCACAAAGAGATTCTCCAACGTAGCCAAGGCACTATGGGCAATCCTCCACATAAAATGATGAACTTTAGGAGGAGTTTTTAAACTCCAGATTAGCTGCCAAATCTGCGATGGAACCGTGGACGACGAGGACGCACGGGTAGACACTGAGTACTGTCGTGAAGAACGAGCCCAATGGTATCCAGATCGCACAACATACATCCCATTTTGAGTGGGAGGCCAAACAAGACGGTTCAGCTGCAAATCATCTCcaagaggggtttctaaaatCGCATGCCTCTCCTCCGCCGAAAGAAACAGATGAAGAAATTCGATATTCCACGAACGGGGAGAAGACGTCAAAAGAGAGGCCACCATAGTATCTCTAGTAACAGACACCTACCCCGACCGATGATGACCCAAAGGAAGTGAAGGTAACCAACGATCAACCCACATACGAACAGACCTCCCATCCATAATTTGCCAGTATGCCCCATGAAGTAAGATCTCTCTGCCCACCAATAGACTAATCCAAGCCTAAGACGCCCTACTGCCCTTCTGAGCATTAAGAAACGAACAATTCGGAAAATATCTAGCCTTAAGAACCTTGGCCCATAACGAATCCGGATTGTGAATCAATCTCCAACATTGTTTCGCCAGTAACGCATCATTGAAATCCGAAAAGTTCCTAAATCCCAAACCCCATTCCTTCTTTGAGAGGCCCAGAGTATGCTTGGACACCCAGTGAGATTTCCGGTGCTCGCCCACTGATCCCTACCAAAACTTAGCAATTAAAGAATCTAATTCATGACAAACAACCACaggaaatttaaaaacactCATAAGGTACGCAGGAATCGCCTGAACGCCAGCTTTGATTAAGACCTCCTTACCCGCTAGAGAGAGATTATTAAGCGCCCACTCATGACTTTTCTTCAAAATCCGACCTTTGATAAAAGCCAAACCTTGCCTCTTTGATCTACCCCACAAAGCTGGAACCCCGAGATATGTACCCGGATCATTAACAACCTGCATATGGAGAATGTGGCCTAACTCCCTCGACACCTCAGATGGTGTATTAGAACTAAAAAACACAGACGATTTTTGAAAGTTAACCGCCTGGCCCGATGCAGCATAGTATTCATCAATAAGCTGGACCAAAGAATAACAATTTTGTCGATTGGCCTTAAAAAATAGAAGAATATCATCTGCAAAGAAAATATGGGAAATAACTGGAGAATGCATGTTCATCTTTACACCAGCTAATAACTGTTGATCCACAGCCACTTGAATCATCCGAGAAAGaacaacactaacaaaaaaGAACAAGTAAGGAGATAACGGGCCACCTTGACGTAAACCATGTGAAGGAGCAAACTTACGACCCGAGTGCCCATTTAGCAGAATCGAAAAGGAAACCAAAGTCACACACCCCATAACAAGCTTGCGCCACCTAGAATGAAAACCTATCTTTTCCATCACGGCATCCAGAAAATCCCACTCCACCCTATCATACGCCTTTTGCATGTCCAGCTTAATCCCCATCTCAAACCTACTCTTAGATTTCCTCAATTTGAGGAAATGAAAGAGCTCATGGGCAACTCCAATATTATCCTGGATTTGGTGACCACCAACAAGAGTGTTCTACATGGGAGAAATGAGATGCGGCAGCAGAGGCTTTAGAtgattgatgcgaaatatataagcacacaaattaaaccctctttttatcaattgtagcaaagtatgtaagtagggatcgttctaggccatggattaggagggattgctcaatcacttgaaaactgactcaaaacgtaaaaacaaaggttaaaacactaaactagactcaaagaatgcaaaactaaactttaaaacactaaaacaaaccaaaagactcaaaacagcccagaaacactcaaaactgccttaaaaacacaatctgggcagttttgaacacaaaacacaatttggacgaaaataggttataacttgactcaagatacttaaaaacacaaactaaaatgatttctaactaatctaacacttcaaaataaatggggatttggttttgacgaaaattgaaaacaaaaacataactttgtaaactaaaacagattgtaaaacgaatttggttaaagtgaatggatggaaagctagctaaggggttcttctccataaatgtcacacttgcatacaaaacaatttccaattgcttctcaataaaccatgaattcccaacgccccagattaaccgtgaattgcactaattaaccctcagagtttcctaaagttatcgaattggatgaattgcatacgaaaacccaaagcattcctcacaagttccctgcatgaattgcataacaaagatacaagcaaagatcattaagttctatgaaaatcataagcattggcgaggcacttgttactatgaacggcatgaaacttatgccaagaatttacttaacacgattgtgatcaacaacctttactacttttgaatacgagtttat
This is a stretch of genomic DNA from Malus domestica chromosome 02, GDT2T_hap1. It encodes these proteins:
- the LOC103406281 gene encoding uncharacterized protein; the encoded protein is MAIRTASGLFFEANGVPAPVTTASLSQVSQEVRWSPPPSHFFKVNVDASWSLSSSSDFVGVVIRAKRGIFVAARQEPNSAPSAATAEALALVQGYELTAELGLGCIIVESDFKDSISALSFSLETGRWEAFPTLTVAKRFGKSFQDCRWTWVPRSANRAADLLASRLCTEMCNFYWVIRPPSSLVHVLDKDGLPCPP